Proteins encoded together in one Nocardioides marinisabuli window:
- the fadD8 gene encoding fatty-acid--CoA ligase FadD8 produces MSDTDLRTGTHNGHLMVAALRRHRTKPVMHLGETVLTGGETAARISQYAQAFESLGAGRGTAGALLALNRPEVLFILGAGQTQGYRRTSLHPLGSLDDHAYVIDDAEISVLVVDPVFADRAAGLLEKCPGLEQVLTIGPVPDQLAHVGKDLVAAAAEFEPKPLEAVLLPPDHITSITYTGGTTGKPKGVIGLAQSFSTMTAVQLSEWEWPTNPKFLMCTPLSHAGAAFFAPTVIKGGELHVLTRFDPAEVLRVIEEERITATMLVPSMLYALMDHPDSRTRDLSSLETVYYGASAINPVRLKEAVERFGPIFAQYYGQSEAPMVITYLSREDHAEAVASGNDARLSSCGRPAAMLRTALLGDDGRPVPVGEPGEICVAGPLLSGGYWKLPEVTAETFRDGWMHTGDVAREDEDGFWYIVDRTKDMIVTGGFNVFPREVEDVVAEHPAVAQVGVIGTPHEKYGEAVTAIVVLREGRELTDEVVGEIQEMVRQRKGSVQAPKQVVAVDALPLTGLGKPDKKALRARFWTGDRAVG; encoded by the coding sequence ATGAGCGACACCGACCTGCGCACCGGCACCCACAACGGCCACCTGATGGTCGCCGCCCTCCGGCGGCACCGCACCAAGCCCGTGATGCACCTGGGCGAGACCGTGCTGACCGGCGGCGAGACCGCCGCCCGGATCAGCCAGTACGCCCAGGCGTTCGAGTCCCTGGGCGCGGGTCGTGGGACGGCGGGGGCCCTGCTGGCCCTGAACCGACCCGAGGTGCTGTTCATCCTGGGCGCCGGGCAGACGCAGGGCTACCGGCGTACGTCGCTGCACCCGCTCGGCTCGTTGGACGACCACGCCTACGTCATCGACGACGCCGAGATCTCGGTGCTGGTCGTCGACCCGGTCTTCGCCGACCGTGCCGCCGGGCTGCTCGAGAAGTGCCCCGGCCTCGAGCAGGTCCTCACCATCGGGCCGGTCCCCGACCAGCTCGCCCACGTCGGCAAGGACCTCGTCGCCGCCGCCGCGGAGTTCGAGCCGAAGCCGCTCGAGGCGGTGCTGCTCCCGCCCGACCACATCACCTCGATCACCTACACCGGCGGCACCACCGGCAAGCCCAAGGGCGTCATCGGCCTCGCCCAGTCGTTCTCGACGATGACCGCGGTCCAGCTCTCGGAGTGGGAGTGGCCGACGAACCCGAAGTTCCTCATGTGCACCCCGTTGTCGCACGCGGGCGCGGCGTTCTTCGCACCCACCGTGATCAAGGGCGGCGAGCTGCACGTCCTGACCAGGTTCGACCCGGCCGAGGTGCTGCGGGTGATCGAGGAGGAGAGGATCACCGCCACGATGCTGGTGCCCTCGATGCTCTACGCGCTGATGGACCACCCCGACAGCCGCACCCGCGACCTGTCGTCGCTCGAGACTGTCTACTACGGCGCCTCGGCGATCAACCCGGTGCGCCTCAAGGAGGCCGTCGAGCGCTTCGGCCCGATCTTCGCCCAGTACTACGGGCAGTCCGAGGCCCCCATGGTCATCACCTACCTGTCCAGGGAGGACCACGCCGAGGCGGTCGCCTCCGGCAACGACGCCCGGCTGTCCTCCTGCGGCCGCCCGGCGGCCATGCTGCGCACAGCGCTGCTGGGCGACGACGGCCGTCCCGTGCCCGTCGGGGAGCCCGGCGAGATCTGCGTGGCCGGACCGCTGCTGTCGGGCGGCTACTGGAAGCTGCCGGAGGTGACCGCGGAGACCTTCCGCGACGGGTGGATGCACACCGGCGACGTGGCGCGCGAGGACGAGGACGGGTTCTGGTACATCGTCGACCGCACGAAGGACATGATCGTCACGGGTGGCTTCAACGTCTTCCCGCGCGAGGTCGAGGACGTCGTGGCCGAGCACCCCGCCGTCGCCCAGGTCGGCGTCATCGGCACGCCGCACGAGAAGTACGGCGAGGCCGTCACCGCGATCGTGGTGCTGCGCGAGGGCCGCGAGCTGACCGACGAGGTGGTCGGCGAGATCCAGGAGATGGTCAGGCAGCGCAAGGGCTCGGTGCAGGCGCCCAAGCAGGTGGTCGCCGTCGACGCGCTGCCGCTGACCGGGCTGGGCAAGCCGGACAAGAAGGCGCTGCGCGCCCGGTTCTGGACCGGCGACCGCGCGGTGGGCTGA
- a CDS encoding LLM class F420-dependent oxidoreductase encodes MKLGLQLGYWGAQPPTHHAEIVRAADESGFDSIFTAEAWGSDAFTPLAWWGRETSTVRLGTSIVQMSGRSPASIAMHALTLDHLSGGRVVLGMGVSGPQVVEGWYGEPFAKPLARTREVVDIIRQVLRREGPVTNAGPHHPLPYTGEGSVGLGKPLKSITHPLRADIPIWLGAEGPKNVAQTAEIADGWIPIFYTPRSAGMYQDWLDEGFAREGARRTRETFEIAATCHLQVVADADEKQRVVDAMKPVVALYMGGMGAKEANFHNQVFVRMGYESLAAEVQELYLAGKKDQATALVPDELVDDMHIIGTAGEVRERVAQWEETGVTTLMLSLGTPEEVRSIADLLA; translated from the coding sequence ATGAAGTTGGGACTGCAGCTGGGCTACTGGGGCGCACAGCCCCCCACCCACCACGCCGAGATCGTCCGCGCTGCCGACGAGTCGGGCTTCGACTCGATCTTCACCGCCGAGGCCTGGGGCTCCGACGCCTTCACGCCGCTGGCGTGGTGGGGTCGGGAGACGAGCACCGTGCGCCTGGGCACCTCGATCGTGCAGATGTCGGGGCGCAGCCCCGCCTCCATCGCCATGCACGCGCTTACCCTCGACCACCTCAGCGGCGGTCGGGTGGTGCTCGGGATGGGCGTCAGCGGCCCCCAGGTGGTCGAGGGCTGGTACGGCGAGCCCTTCGCCAAGCCGTTGGCGCGCACCCGCGAGGTCGTCGACATCATCCGCCAGGTGCTGCGCCGCGAGGGCCCGGTGACCAACGCGGGACCCCACCACCCGCTGCCCTACACCGGCGAGGGCTCGGTCGGCCTGGGCAAGCCGCTCAAGTCGATCACCCACCCGCTGCGCGCCGACATCCCGATCTGGCTCGGCGCCGAGGGGCCCAAGAACGTGGCGCAGACCGCCGAGATCGCCGACGGCTGGATCCCCATCTTCTACACGCCCAGGTCCGCCGGCATGTACCAGGACTGGCTCGACGAGGGCTTCGCCCGGGAGGGGGCCCGGCGCACCCGGGAGACCTTCGAGATCGCGGCGACCTGCCACCTCCAGGTCGTCGCCGACGCCGACGAGAAGCAGCGCGTGGTCGACGCCATGAAGCCGGTCGTGGCGCTCTACATGGGCGGGATGGGCGCCAAGGAGGCGAACTTCCACAACCAGGTCTTCGTGCGGATGGGCTACGAGTCGCTGGCCGCCGAGGTCCAGGAGCTCTACCTGGCCGGCAAGAAGGACCAGGCCACGGCGCTGGTCCCCGACGAGCTGGTCGACGACATGCACATCATCGGCACCGCCGGCGAGGTCAGGGAACGGGTCGCGCAGTGGGAGGAGACCGGCGTGACGACGCTGATGCTCTCCCTCGGCACCCCCGAGGAGGTCCGCTCCATCGCCGACCTCCTCGCCTGA
- a CDS encoding Zn-ribbon domain-containing OB-fold protein, with amino-acid sequence MSRTLSAPVTVAFDYTRSTGPVLGRFLTGLRDGVLVAARTSDGEVVVPPPEYDPVTHAATTDFVEVSPTGTVTSWTWVPEPVAAQPLERPFAFALVLLDGATQPFLHALDVASPADATTGMRVQVRWRPERVGAITDIECFEPAAGGAPPVDRPHSTLDPVTGVVTPVALDYTYAASPEESAFYRGLAEGRIVGQRCPACAKVYVPPRSACPADGTPTTDEVELAHTGTVTTFCIVNVPFLGQRITPPYVSAYVLLDGADIAFLHLILDIPAEEVRMGMRVEAVWKPREEWGTTIENISHFRPTGEPDAAYDTYSQHL; translated from the coding sequence ATGTCGCGCACCCTGTCTGCCCCGGTCACCGTCGCCTTCGACTACACCCGGTCGACCGGACCGGTGCTGGGCCGGTTCCTGACCGGCCTGCGCGACGGGGTGCTCGTCGCCGCCCGCACCAGCGACGGCGAGGTCGTGGTGCCGCCACCGGAGTACGACCCGGTCACCCACGCCGCCACGACCGACTTCGTCGAGGTCTCCCCCACCGGCACCGTCACCAGCTGGACGTGGGTCCCCGAGCCGGTGGCCGCCCAGCCGCTGGAGCGGCCCTTCGCCTTCGCGCTGGTGCTCCTGGACGGGGCCACCCAGCCGTTCCTGCACGCCCTCGACGTGGCCTCCCCCGCCGACGCGACCACCGGGATGCGCGTGCAGGTGCGCTGGCGCCCCGAGCGGGTCGGCGCGATCACCGACATCGAGTGCTTCGAGCCCGCAGCCGGCGGCGCGCCGCCCGTGGACCGGCCGCACAGCACGCTCGACCCGGTGACCGGAGTCGTCACCCCCGTCGCCCTCGACTACACCTATGCCGCCTCGCCCGAGGAGTCCGCCTTCTACCGCGGTCTCGCCGAGGGGCGCATCGTCGGCCAGCGCTGCCCTGCCTGCGCCAAGGTCTACGTGCCGCCGCGCAGCGCCTGCCCGGCCGACGGGACGCCCACCACCGACGAGGTCGAGCTCGCCCACACCGGCACCGTGACGACCTTCTGCATCGTCAACGTGCCCTTCCTGGGCCAGCGGATCACGCCGCCCTACGTCTCGGCGTACGTGCTCCTCGACGGCGCCGACATCGCCTTCCTGCACCTGATCCTCGACATCCCGGCCGAGGAGGTCCGGATGGGGATGCGCGTCGAGGCGGTCTGGAAGCCGCGCGAGGAGTGGGGCACGACCATCGAGAACATCAGCCACTTCCGCCCCACCGGGGAGCCGGACGCGGCGTACGACACCTACAGCCAGCACCTCTGA
- a CDS encoding thiolase domain-containing protein: MRDVAVVGFAQRQMQDFDGSPTCVELLVPLFAECYEQTGWSRRDIGFWCSGSSDYLAGRSFSFVQAVDAIGVIPPVNESHVEMDLAWAMYEAWLKIQTGEVDTALVYAFGKSSAGVLRRTLALQLDPYTMTPLWPDTVSLAGLQARAGIDAGLWDETAMAEVAHRSLTDAEKNEYAVRKGGSSVSALLSRPLYADPLRKHDCAPVTDGAAAIVLAAGDRAREVRDRPAWLTGISHHVDPMSMGTRDLTRSPSTARSGAALDLTGVDTAELHAPFSHQELVLRRELGLGDDVRVNPSGGALTSNPMFSAGGIRVGEAARRVWAGESDKALAHATSGPALQQNLVCTLEGQR; the protein is encoded by the coding sequence ATGAGAGACGTCGCCGTCGTCGGGTTCGCCCAGCGGCAGATGCAGGACTTCGACGGGTCACCCACCTGCGTGGAGCTGCTCGTGCCGCTCTTCGCGGAGTGCTACGAGCAGACCGGCTGGAGCCGGCGCGACATCGGCTTCTGGTGCTCGGGCTCCTCCGACTACCTGGCCGGGCGCTCCTTCTCGTTCGTCCAGGCCGTCGACGCGATCGGCGTGATCCCGCCGGTCAACGAGTCGCACGTCGAGATGGACCTGGCCTGGGCGATGTACGAGGCCTGGCTCAAGATCCAGACCGGCGAGGTCGACACCGCGCTGGTCTACGCCTTCGGCAAGAGCTCGGCCGGCGTCCTGCGGCGCACCCTGGCCCTGCAGCTCGACCCGTACACGATGACCCCGCTGTGGCCCGACACCGTGTCGCTGGCCGGCCTGCAGGCCCGCGCCGGCATCGACGCCGGGCTCTGGGACGAGACGGCGATGGCCGAGGTGGCCCACCGCTCGCTGACCGACGCCGAGAAGAACGAGTACGCCGTGCGCAAGGGCGGCTCCTCGGTCTCCGCCCTCCTCTCCCGCCCCCTGTACGCCGACCCGTTGCGCAAGCACGACTGCGCACCGGTCACCGACGGCGCGGCCGCGATCGTGCTGGCCGCGGGCGACCGGGCCCGCGAGGTGCGCGACCGGCCGGCCTGGCTCACGGGCATCTCCCACCACGTCGACCCGATGAGCATGGGCACCCGCGACCTCACCCGCTCGCCCTCGACGGCCCGTTCCGGCGCCGCGCTCGACCTGACCGGCGTCGACACCGCCGAGCTGCACGCCCCCTTCAGCCACCAGGAGCTGGTGCTGCGCCGCGAGCTCGGCCTGGGCGACGACGTGCGCGTGAACCCCTCGGGCGGTGCCCTGACCAGCAACCCGATGTTCTCGGCCGGCGGCATCCGCGTCGGCGAGGCCGCACGGCGGGTCTGGGCCGGCGAGTCGGACAAGGCGCTCGCCCACGCCACCAGCGGCCCCGCGCTGCAGCAGAACCTCGTGTGCACCCTGGAAGGACAGCGATGA
- a CDS encoding thiolase domain-containing protein, whose protein sequence is MSKQPAAVIGVGQTHHRAKRDDVSMAGLCREAMDRALEDAGLTLDEIDAIVVGKAPDLFEGVMMPELFLAEALGAAGKPLLRVHTAGSVGGSTAIVAASLVQSGVHKKVLTVAYEKQSESNAMWALSVPVPFNMPVHAGAGGYFAPHVRSYIRRSGAPGHIGAVVAAKDRTNALRNPYAHLHNEGTTVESVLASQMLWDPIRYDETCPSSDGACALVIADEDVAAASPNPAWIHGTVMRSEATTAAERDQVNPQASRDAAAHLWKQAGITSPIDEIDAAEIYVPFSWFEPMWLESLGFAEEGTGWKLTEAGETAMDGRLPVNCSGGVLSSNPIGASGMLRFGEAALQVRGAAGEHQVDGARKALGHAYGGGSQFFAMWVVGADKPST, encoded by the coding sequence ATGAGCAAGCAGCCCGCCGCCGTGATCGGGGTGGGCCAGACCCACCACCGTGCCAAGCGCGACGACGTGTCGATGGCCGGCCTGTGCCGCGAGGCGATGGACCGGGCGCTCGAGGACGCCGGACTGACCCTCGACGAGATCGACGCGATCGTCGTCGGCAAGGCCCCCGACCTCTTCGAGGGCGTGATGATGCCCGAGCTGTTCCTGGCCGAGGCGCTCGGCGCCGCCGGCAAGCCACTGCTGCGGGTGCACACCGCCGGGTCGGTCGGTGGGTCGACCGCGATCGTGGCCGCCTCGCTGGTGCAGTCGGGGGTGCACAAGAAGGTGCTCACCGTCGCCTACGAGAAGCAGTCGGAGTCGAACGCCATGTGGGCGCTCTCGGTGCCGGTGCCCTTCAACATGCCCGTGCACGCCGGCGCCGGGGGCTACTTCGCACCCCACGTCCGCTCCTACATCCGCCGCTCGGGAGCCCCCGGGCACATCGGCGCGGTCGTGGCGGCCAAGGACCGCACCAACGCGCTGCGCAACCCCTACGCCCACCTGCACAACGAGGGCACCACCGTGGAGTCGGTGCTGGCCTCGCAGATGCTGTGGGACCCGATCCGCTACGACGAGACCTGCCCCTCCTCCGACGGCGCCTGCGCCCTGGTGATCGCCGACGAGGACGTCGCGGCCGCGTCGCCGAACCCGGCCTGGATCCACGGCACCGTGATGCGCTCGGAGGCCACCACCGCCGCCGAGCGCGACCAGGTCAACCCCCAGGCCAGCCGCGACGCGGCCGCCCACCTGTGGAAGCAGGCCGGCATCACCTCCCCCATCGACGAGATCGACGCGGCCGAGATCTACGTGCCGTTCAGCTGGTTCGAGCCGATGTGGCTGGAGTCGCTGGGCTTCGCCGAGGAGGGCACCGGCTGGAAGCTGACCGAGGCCGGCGAGACCGCCATGGACGGCCGGCTGCCGGTGAACTGCTCGGGCGGCGTGCTGTCGTCGAACCCCATCGGGGCCTCCGGCATGCTGCGCTTCGGCGAGGCCGCGCTGCAGGTGCGCGGCGCCGCCGGGGAGCACCAGGTCGACGGGGCCCGCAAGGCCCTGGGCCACGCCTACGGCGGCGGCTCGCAGTTCTTCGCGATGTGGGTCGTGGGAGCCGACAAGCCCAGCACCTGA
- the map gene encoding type I methionyl aminopeptidase — MIELRTPTQIEQMRPAGRFVADVITRLSEVADVGVNLLELDAVAHEMIRERGAESCYIDYHPSFGASPFGKVLCTSVNDAVLHGLPHDYTLADGDLLSVDFAASVDGWVSDSALSLVVGTPRPEDLRLIEVTDRALAAGIAAAQVGNRIGDISAAIGEVARGEGLKVNLQFGGHGVGRTMHGDPHVANDGRPGRGFKLKPGLVIAIEPWFVHTTDEIYTDADGWTIRSADGARGAHMEHTIAVTDDGPLVLTARD; from the coding sequence ATGATCGAGCTGCGCACGCCCACCCAGATCGAGCAGATGCGGCCCGCGGGCCGCTTCGTCGCCGACGTCATCACCCGACTCTCCGAGGTCGCCGACGTCGGGGTGAACCTGCTCGAGCTCGACGCGGTCGCCCACGAGATGATCCGCGAGCGCGGCGCGGAGTCGTGCTACATCGACTACCACCCCTCGTTCGGCGCCTCGCCCTTCGGCAAGGTGCTGTGCACCTCGGTCAACGACGCCGTGCTGCACGGCCTGCCGCACGACTACACCCTGGCCGACGGCGACCTGCTCAGCGTCGACTTCGCCGCCAGCGTCGACGGCTGGGTCTCCGACTCGGCGCTCTCGCTGGTCGTCGGTACGCCGCGGCCCGAGGACCTGCGCCTCATCGAGGTCACCGACCGGGCGCTGGCCGCCGGCATCGCGGCCGCCCAGGTCGGCAACCGCATCGGCGACATCTCGGCCGCCATCGGCGAGGTGGCGCGCGGCGAGGGCCTGAAGGTCAACCTGCAGTTCGGCGGGCACGGGGTCGGGCGGACGATGCACGGCGACCCGCACGTGGCCAACGACGGCCGCCCGGGGCGCGGCTTCAAGCTCAAGCCCGGCCTGGTCATCGCGATCGAGCCGTGGTTCGTGCACACCACCGACGAGATCTACACCGACGCCGACGGGTGGACCATCCGCAGCGCCGACGGCGCCCGTGGCGCCCACATGGAGCACACCATCGCCGTCACCGACGACGGCCCCCTGGTGCTGACCGCCCGCGACTGA
- a CDS encoding cytochrome P450 encodes MSSSVVPESFDPTDPDLIWEGVPHEQFRALRAQEPVHWVEQPQSSRDGMSTESGTGYWALSRHTDVSAVSKNSKDFSASENGAIIRFAEGMQREQIELQRVILINQDAPDHTATRQIISRGFTPRSIAALEEIMEQRAHQIVRDAVERGSGEFVEEIASELPLQAIADLIGVPQEDRRKLFDWSNEMLASDDPDYHGEPDVAAAEILGYAMGLAAERREQPRDDLITKLLSAEKDGRGLTDDEFGYFVILLTVAGNETTRNAITHGMSAFLDHPEQWELWCRERPATMIEEVIRWATPVSVFQRTALRDVEVGDVTVRQGQRVGLFYASANFDEDVFEDPFTFDITRDPNPHVSFGGHGAHYCIGANLARLEVRVIFEALADHASGIRRVEPARRLRHSWINGIKELAVAYR; translated from the coding sequence ATGAGCAGCAGCGTGGTGCCCGAGAGCTTCGACCCCACCGACCCCGACCTGATCTGGGAGGGCGTGCCGCACGAGCAGTTCCGTGCGCTGCGCGCCCAGGAGCCGGTGCACTGGGTCGAGCAGCCGCAGTCCTCGCGCGACGGCATGTCGACCGAGTCCGGCACCGGCTACTGGGCGCTGTCGCGCCACACCGACGTGTCGGCGGTCTCGAAGAACAGCAAGGACTTCTCGGCCTCCGAGAACGGGGCGATCATCCGCTTCGCGGAGGGGATGCAGCGCGAGCAGATCGAGCTGCAGCGCGTCATCCTGATCAACCAGGACGCGCCCGACCACACCGCGACGCGCCAGATCATCTCCCGCGGCTTCACCCCCCGCTCGATCGCCGCGCTCGAGGAGATCATGGAGCAACGCGCCCACCAGATCGTGCGCGACGCTGTCGAGCGCGGCAGCGGCGAGTTCGTCGAGGAGATCGCCTCGGAGCTGCCGCTGCAGGCCATCGCCGACCTGATCGGGGTGCCGCAGGAGGACCGCCGCAAGCTCTTCGACTGGTCCAACGAGATGCTCGCCTCCGACGACCCCGACTACCACGGGGAGCCCGACGTCGCCGCCGCCGAGATCCTCGGCTACGCCATGGGGCTCGCGGCCGAGCGCCGCGAGCAGCCGCGCGACGACCTCATCACCAAGCTGCTCAGCGCCGAGAAGGACGGGCGCGGCCTGACCGACGACGAGTTCGGGTACTTCGTCATCCTGCTCACCGTCGCCGGCAACGAGACCACCCGCAACGCGATCACGCACGGCATGTCGGCCTTCCTCGACCACCCCGAGCAGTGGGAGCTGTGGTGCCGCGAGCGGCCCGCGACGATGATCGAGGAGGTGATCCGCTGGGCCACCCCCGTCAGCGTCTTCCAGCGCACGGCGCTGCGCGACGTGGAGGTCGGCGACGTCACCGTGCGTCAGGGCCAGCGCGTCGGGCTGTTCTACGCCAGCGCCAACTTCGACGAGGACGTCTTCGAGGACCCCTTCACCTTCGACATCACCCGCGACCCCAACCCGCACGTGTCGTTCGGTGGTCACGGCGCCCACTACTGCATCGGGGCGAACCTGGCCCGCCTCGAGGTCCGGGTGATCTTCGAGGCGCTCGCCGACCACGCGTCGGGCATCCGCAGGGTCGAGCCCGCTCGCCGGCTGCGGCACAGCTGGATCAACGGCATCAAGGAGCTCGCCGTCGCCTACCGCTGA
- a CDS encoding cytochrome P450, producing the protein MTQLDARETVFDPTDPDTMAVRVPHDEMLRMRRTAPVSFVPQEPQARAGFPDHEGYWAISRHADVAAVSKNQTDFSTRENGVIIRMGPEMTRDEVEGSSFLLINNDAPDHTKLRQIVSRAFTPRAINALHDSLKARAEKIIDDAVEKGEGNFVEDVAAELPLQAIADLLGVPQEDRGRLFEWSNQLMSYDDPEVEGDQMVAFAEILAYSMALADDRRRHPREDIVTRLISADVDGRGLTDDEFGFFMILLAVAGNETTRNAITWGQHAYMADPAQWELFREQRPRTATDEIIRWATPITAFQRTALREVEVGGVLVPQGARVGLLYASANFDEDVFEDPFTFDITRDPNPHQAFGGHGAHYCIGANLARMEVDLIFNAIADRGLRIEQRGEPNRLRSGWVNGVKDLQVAYR; encoded by the coding sequence GTGACCCAGCTCGACGCCCGTGAGACGGTCTTCGACCCCACCGACCCCGACACCATGGCGGTCCGGGTGCCGCACGACGAGATGCTGCGGATGCGCCGCACCGCGCCGGTCTCGTTCGTGCCGCAGGAGCCGCAGGCCCGGGCCGGCTTCCCCGATCACGAGGGCTACTGGGCCATCAGCCGGCACGCCGACGTGGCGGCGGTCTCGAAGAACCAGACCGACTTCTCCACCCGCGAGAACGGCGTCATCATCCGGATGGGCCCCGAGATGACCCGCGACGAGGTCGAGGGCTCGAGCTTCCTGCTCATCAACAATGACGCGCCCGACCACACCAAGCTGCGCCAGATCGTCTCGCGCGCCTTCACCCCGCGCGCGATCAACGCGCTGCACGACAGCCTCAAGGCGCGCGCGGAGAAGATCATCGACGACGCCGTCGAGAAGGGCGAGGGCAACTTCGTCGAGGACGTCGCCGCCGAGCTCCCGCTCCAGGCCATCGCCGACCTGCTCGGCGTGCCGCAGGAGGACCGCGGCCGGCTCTTCGAGTGGTCCAACCAGCTGATGTCGTACGACGACCCGGAGGTCGAGGGCGACCAGATGGTGGCCTTCGCCGAGATCCTCGCCTACTCGATGGCGCTGGCCGACGACCGCCGCCGGCACCCGCGCGAGGACATCGTGACCAGGCTCATCAGCGCCGACGTCGACGGCCGTGGCCTCACCGACGACGAGTTCGGCTTCTTCATGATCCTGCTGGCCGTGGCCGGCAACGAGACCACGCGCAACGCGATCACCTGGGGCCAGCACGCCTACATGGCCGACCCCGCGCAGTGGGAGCTGTTCCGCGAGCAGCGCCCGCGCACCGCCACCGACGAGATCATCCGCTGGGCCACGCCGATCACCGCGTTCCAGCGCACCGCCCTGCGCGAGGTCGAGGTCGGGGGAGTGCTGGTGCCCCAGGGGGCGCGGGTCGGGCTGCTCTACGCCAGCGCCAACTTCGACGAGGACGTCTTCGAGGACCCCTTCACCTTCGACATCACCCGTGACCCCAACCCGCACCAGGCCTTCGGCGGCCACGGTGCGCACTACTGCATCGGGGCCAACCTGGCGCGCATGGAGGTCGACCTGATCTTCAACGCCATCGCCGACCGGGGGCTGCGCATCGAGCAACGGGGGGAGCCCAACCGGCTGCGCAGCGGCTGGGTCAACGGCGTCAAGGACCTGCAGGTGGCCTACCGATGA